TCTTTCTAGGGCAGAAAACTCCACTTCACACTTTACGCGAGTGATACGATGCAGAGTGAGGTTTGTTAAAATTTTTGATCCCACTGTACAGGGCAAAAGACTTGGTAATTTTCGTCCCACTTCTTCTGCAATGGTATTGACGATGTTTGCTCCCATAGCTTCACAGGTGTTGACATTGATGTGCAGCACAAAGTAGCCTGGTTTGTTTAATTCGCGTAGTTCTACACTTTTTACCCCACCGCCACGCGTCTTTAAGCGAGGTTGGCAGAGTTCTGCAAGTTCATGAATTTTGTTTTTTAAGTTTTCATGAAATGCCTGATACGTATTAAATGAAGGTGGGACAATAAATTGCACTTGGCAGGTTGCAATGGTTTCGGTTGGTTCTGAAAAAAAGCCGCCACAGGTTCTTGCCAGTTTTGCGCCAAAGCTTGCTGCAGCCACTACGCTGGATTCTTCAACTGCCATAGGAATAAAAATTTCTTTACCATCAATTAAAAAATTGGTTGCAATGCCTAACGGCAAAGAAAAGCTTCCAACACAATTTTCAATAAATTTTTCTGCTTGTTCTATTTGTAAAGCACCAGAAACGTTTAGGGCATGAGCTTCATCGGGTGTCAAAATATTTCGAGTTACTAAAGCTTGGCAACGTTGTTTTGAGTTCATTTGCGCAAAATTAGGAATGCGGCTTGAGGCCAACGCAGGTTGGTTTTGAGATACTTTGGAGCTCGTTTCTGATGAAGACACAGAAGTAGCACGCGAAAGAAGATGGTGTATTTCTTTTCCCATTTTTTAATACCCTTAAAATTATGGTGAGGCCCACACGATGCGGGAACTCGAATCAGAAAGCTTACGTGCTCCTGTACAAAACATTGTAATAGAAAGAGCGTCTTGAAAAAAAGCAAGCTCTCTTTCGACAGCATCTTGCGGCGTTTCCCCTTTAAGAGGAGATAGCGCAGCACGGAATAAAGGTAAACCAATTCCTACCATTGTGGCTCCAAGAGAGACTGCTTTTGCAACGTGAACACCATTTCTAATGCCACCCGTTGCAATTAAAGGTATATTAGAATTTAGCGTATTTTTTAGCTTTGTACAGGCTATCAAAGATTCGTCTGTTGCTAAACCCCAGTTTTTAAAAAGGGCGCCAAGTCGTTTGCCATGAGAATTCGATCGTAGCCCTTCTATGTAACCCCAACTTGTGCCCCCCATGCCGCCAATATCAACTGCAGAAACTCCTGCTTCAATTAATTTTTTCAAAGTTGTAGGAGCAATGCCAGAACCCACTTCTTTTATAATAAGTGGTACAGAAATATTTTTAGCAATCTGTTCAATTTTTGAGAGTAAGTTAGAAAAATTTCTTTCGCCTTCGGGTTGAATGCATTCTTGCAGGGCGTTGAGGTGCAGGGCAAATGCATTGAGTTCAAGGTTATCAATCAGTTTTTGGATGTCAAAGAGTGTAACACCGTAGTTAAGACTAACAGCACCTAAGTTGCCAATTAAAAATACGTTTGGAGCTACTTTTCTAACATTAAAGAGTTTTTGATATTTATCATCTTTGAGCAGCATTTTTTGGGAGCCCAAGCCCATCGGAATTTGTAAACTTTGTGCTGCTAAGGCTAAAGCTTCATTAATTTCTTGACCTTTTTCAACTCCACCCGTCATGCCAGTGATAAGAATTGGAAGCTTAAATGTATTGTTGAGAAAGCTTTGGCTGGTTTCCACATCAGAAAAATGAAATTCTGGCAATGCTTCGGGAATGAAACGGATTTTTGCAAAGAGATCTGCTTGAGATTCGACGTCTTGCGTTTGGCAAATTTGAATGTGGTCATTTTTACGTGTTTCCATGAGACTTGGCGTATCTTCAATATAAGGTACCAATTTTTCATGTTTTTGAGGTTTTAAGTGTGACAAAGTCAAATGCTCCCTTAATTGAGATATTCAATACACCTTTCAATGACTTAACATAAAAAAGCAGACAATCAAGAAAAACAAATTTAAAATTCACTTTAACTGTTTATTTAATATGACGACATAGGTAAGAGAGGCGAATTTGACTATCGATTTCTCCTAAATTAGAATTTAAATAGTCAGATCATTGATATTATTGGAGGGAGCATGGGCTCCAAAACGGATGCAAATGTGTTATGGATGACCGAAGTGAATCCAACACAATTTTTCCGCGAAATGGTTGTTGAGGCACAAGAGCGCCAAAAGCTAAAGCTATCTGAAAATGTAGAGTATTATATTGTTAACTTGTTGTGTGGTTATTTGCGCGCAACGGAAACGGAAGACTCTGACAATTGTTTGGCTTTAATTTTAAAAAAAGCACTCGAAAGCCCTCCGGCCGAAAGAGTTGCCTTATATAAAAAAATTGCGGATACATCGCTCTATTTTTCTGGATTTTTTCAGGAATATTTTAATAAAAAAAGTTTTGATATTAAGTATTATGTAACCATGGGTGAATCGGCATACCAAGAGCTTGCGCATTTATTAAAAGGGAAAAATTCTTATCAAATGACAATGTCTGCCATTTATCAAGAAATGAGCGAGAGCTTTTTGCATGCTGTTGATATTTTGCTTGATGTTTCGGAACAAACGTCGCAGCAAAATCAAGAGCGTTCTATTTTAAGTATTTATGATGCATGGCTGAATACAAATAGTGCAAAACTAGAAAAGGAGCTTTTTTCTAGAGGGGTGCGTCCTGTTAAGATTCCAACCCGTAAGGTTCAGTAAATATGGCAATGCCAAACAACAAAGTTGTTTTAAGTTGCATCCAAACTCTTAAAATTTTAGAAAAATATTATAGTTTTTCGGTTACAAATTCTATTAAAGAATTTTTGTTACCTCCTAATACCTCAATTCCTGAGCATAGCGGGCAAATTTTATTTGAAGAAGATAAAACAAATGAAGAATTTTTTATTGGTGTGCAATTTGGGACAAAAATTGTAAATGAGTTTGAACATAATGTGACTATTTCTATTAATAGTTTGTCTGTTTTATCAGAAGAAATGAGTCATTTTAAATTGTTGTTGGATACCGTGTTGAATAATACTTCTATTTCAATGCTAGAACTTGAGATGCTAGGAGAAATTGATAGATTTTTATGTTTAATGCACTGGAATCAAGAATCTTCATTACAAAAATTGGCATTAACGTGGCAAAATTTACATGATATTTGTGATGCCGTATTTATTGGTGATCGTTTTTTTGGCGAAAATAAAAAATTATATATTGATGCCGAAGCCATGGCATTTAAACATTTAAAAATCGCATTTAAAGATAATTGGGATGCCACCCGCTACGATTTTTCTAAAATAAATGGCAAGGCGAAAAATTACCTTGCCACGATGCGCAAAAATTTATTGCGGGCTTAAGAAAAACAATTAGAGTGTTGGGTTGATAATATCATTAAGTTCTTTAAGGCTATCATTGATTTCTGTGACACTGAGAATTTGGTCTTCATCTAAACGTTCAATATCAGACGCAGTATCATTATTATTGATTAAACTATCTAATTGAGCTGTAATAACTCTTAAATTAGTTTTAATAGTATTTGTGTTTAATTTATCGAGAGCATCAATAACTGGCTTAATATTCTCTTTACCTCTTAAAATTGCCTGTAAAGTTTCTTTGTAAATTTCGGTTTTCTTTAAAATAAAACTGTTAATGTTATTGTTAAGTGAGCTCAACTGACTCTCAATATTGTCTATTCTTTGTTGTAGTGTTTGAATTTGTGCTGTTTTTGATGAGTCACTCTGGAATTCGTTTTTCAATTGATTAATTAAAGTGTTGAGGCCATTTGTGCCATTTATTATTGTATTTAATTCTGTAATTTTGTCATTGATTTGCCTTAATTCTGTGTTGCTAAGATTTATAATTGCAGATTCATTTTTTGTTACTCTATTGTCTAATTCACTGAATTTATTTCTTAATTCAGTTACTGTGTTTGTAATTCTTGTGTTAAGTTCAGCATCTTTAATTTGTAAATCTGCAACTTGCAGATTTAAGCTATTAATACGGCTTAATGCCAAACTTATATTAGCTTTCATTGAAACAATTTCTGTTCTTACAAATTGATCTAAATTCTCTAAAGTTGTTTTAAAAATAGCAAATTCTTGAGATAATGCATTAAATTTTGCATTGATTAGATTAGACAAGGTTGTTTTTAGGGTATCGATTTTATCTGCAGTATCTGTAACATAACGAGCAAGTGCTTCTGAAATATTTTTAATTTGAGCATTAAAGAGTTCTTTTAATTCTTTAATTTTATCATTAAATACACTTTCTCTGGTAGAAATTTCATTTTCAAAAAAAGAATCAGTGTTGACATGAACTAATAATTTTTCTTTGGTATTGATAATGTATCTATTCGCAACAACGCTGAATTTATGGCCAATCACAATACTGTGAATTTGATGATCAAAAGAATTGTTTATCGTAAATTGAGTTGTGCCATCATCTAGGTTATGAACTGTACCAATTTTAT
This region of Spirobacillus cienkowskii genomic DNA includes:
- a CDS encoding hydroxymethylglutaryl-CoA reductase, degradative, with the protein product MGKEIHHLLSRATSVSSSETSSKVSQNQPALASSRIPNFAQMNSKQRCQALVTRNILTPDEAHALNVSGALQIEQAEKFIENCVGSFSLPLGIATNFLIDGKEIFIPMAVEESSVVAAASFGAKLARTCGGFFSEPTETIATCQVQFIVPPSFNTYQAFHENLKNKIHELAELCQPRLKTRGGGVKSVELRELNKPGYFVLHINVNTCEAMGANIVNTIAEEVGRKLPSLLPCTVGSKILTNLTLHRITRVKCEVEFSALERDGYSGEEAAHRICSVWEFADLDPFRAATHNKGIMNGIDPIVIATGNDWRAVEAGCHAYASLTGSYKPLTKWFVNENNRLQGEIAVPIAVGTVGGVTALHPTAIACLKLLGAPSAAQLSAIIASVGLAQNLSAIRALGCEGIQKGHMALHEKNLEMMRRYDHLPRISVVESQNSES
- the fni gene encoding type 2 isopentenyl-diphosphate Delta-isomerase; amino-acid sequence: MSHLKPQKHEKLVPYIEDTPSLMETRKNDHIQICQTQDVESQADLFAKIRFIPEALPEFHFSDVETSQSFLNNTFKLPILITGMTGGVEKGQEINEALALAAQSLQIPMGLGSQKMLLKDDKYQKLFNVRKVAPNVFLIGNLGAVSLNYGVTLFDIQKLIDNLELNAFALHLNALQECIQPEGERNFSNLLSKIEQIAKNISVPLIIKEVGSGIAPTTLKKLIEAGVSAVDIGGMGGTSWGYIEGLRSNSHGKRLGALFKNWGLATDESLIACTKLKNTLNSNIPLIATGGIRNGVHVAKAVSLGATMVGIGLPLFRAALSPLKGETPQDAVERELAFFQDALSITMFCTGARKLSDSSSRIVWASP